A DNA window from Prevotella intermedia ATCC 25611 = DSM 20706 contains the following coding sequences:
- a CDS encoding S8 family peptidase: protein MKEGVSFMAADRAALKDNVLHFENLGVSVLELTSEEAKNLANQEGVLAVEEDAKMYAFDIEPEGFDANYKPEVYINQKEMEKLEGTQENIEGVRVKSNLRHKGASLEPINLLEVQEEDTVVGEKTVPEAESLPFNFEMLSDKNKLFAVESLADEKQTQSQAGGFTDGYKKAMMDMFSSMLDANLKQDASEYCDEEAASVEGIESVEALATSYIPWNIKLVKAHKAWAKGYDGTGVKVAVLDTGIDYNHDDLCVYGGVDFSNSGDYMDYNGHGTHCAGIIAAREYRKKIVGVAPRAKLYAVKVLDNDGGGYTSDIIAGMEWCIENGIQVASMSLGGPQGPSVAYNNAISKCQLHGVVVVVAAGNSGHTNYFPWVCSPANSVQAKTWSASPIAVGAVDKRNQIADFSSRGHQYLPWNPVGCVAPGVKVNSTIPGNKYVEMSGTSMACPHVAGLAALLCQRWNSSDVYKIKKQLLLGTYYSHKYPLMMDKGFGLINCDRVVSTYYVNMFFDRLKEWGLLS, encoded by the coding sequence ATGAAAGAAGGAGTTTCTTTCATGGCTGCCGACAGAGCTGCTTTGAAAGATAATGTCTTGCACTTTGAGAACCTTGGAGTTTCAGTACTTGAGCTTACATCGGAAGAAGCAAAGAACCTTGCAAATCAGGAAGGAGTCTTGGCAGTAGAAGAAGATGCGAAGATGTATGCATTTGACATAGAACCTGAAGGATTCGATGCAAATTACAAGCCAGAGGTTTACATCAATCAGAAGGAAATGGAAAAGTTGGAAGGAACACAGGAGAATATTGAAGGGGTAAGAGTAAAAAGCAACCTTCGCCACAAAGGTGCTTCTCTTGAACCAATCAACTTGCTCGAAGTTCAAGAAGAAGATACGGTCGTGGGAGAAAAGACAGTTCCAGAAGCAGAATCTTTGCCTTTCAACTTTGAAATGCTTTCGGATAAAAACAAACTATTTGCCGTTGAATCGTTAGCAGACGAAAAGCAAACCCAATCGCAAGCAGGTGGCTTTACCGATGGGTATAAGAAGGCAATGATGGATATGTTCTCATCAATGTTAGATGCAAACCTCAAGCAAGACGCTTCGGAATATTGCGATGAGGAAGCCGCTTCAGTCGAAGGCATTGAGTCGGTTGAAGCTTTAGCCACTTCGTATATTCCTTGGAATATCAAATTAGTGAAGGCACACAAAGCATGGGCAAAGGGATATGACGGAACAGGCGTGAAAGTTGCCGTGTTGGACACAGGTATTGATTATAACCATGACGATTTATGCGTTTATGGCGGTGTCGATTTCTCTAACTCGGGAGATTACATGGATTATAACGGACACGGTACGCATTGTGCTGGTATCATTGCTGCAAGAGAGTATCGGAAAAAGATTGTCGGTGTTGCTCCTCGTGCCAAACTCTATGCCGTAAAGGTTTTGGATAATGATGGAGGTGGATATACAAGCGATATCATTGCAGGAATGGAGTGGTGCATAGAAAATGGCATTCAGGTGGCAAGTATGAGTTTAGGCGGTCCTCAAGGTCCGTCTGTTGCTTATAATAACGCAATTTCGAAATGTCAGCTACATGGAGTTGTTGTAGTAGTAGCGGCAGGAAATAGCGGACACACTAACTACTTCCCATGGGTATGCTCTCCTGCAAACTCAGTCCAAGCGAAAACGTGGAGCGCAAGTCCGATAGCAGTTGGTGCAGTAGATAAAAGAAACCAAATAGCTGATTTCTCATCAAGAGGGCATCAGTATTTGCCATGGAACCCTGTAGGTTGTGTTGCTCCTGGAGTAAAGGTCAATTCAACCATTCCCGGTAACAAATATGTGGAAATGAGTGGTACAAGTATGGCTTGCCCACATGTTGCAGGACTTGCGGCTTTGCTATGCCAGAGATGGAATAGCAGCGATGTGTATAAGATTAAGAAGCAACTGCTGTTA
- a CDS encoding protease inhibitor I9 family protein translates to MDKISFELQREMNSRPFGEFDVIITLMEGVNAESLNLKSYRVLMSNILAARLTAKEVQALAQNEGVEAIEPDAKVGIL, encoded by the coding sequence ATGGACAAAATAAGTTTTGAACTTCAAAGAGAGATGAACTCAAGACCGTTCGGAGAATTTGATGTTATTATCACATTGATGGAAGGCGTGAATGCAGAATCTCTCAACTTGAAAAGCTATCGGGTGCTGATGAGCAACATCTTGGCTGCCAGACTGACTGCAAAAGAAGTGCAGGCATTGGCACAGAACGAAGGTGTTGAAGCCATAGAGCCTGATGCTAAGGTAGGGATACTGTAA
- a CDS encoding S8 family peptidase, whose protein sequence is MSNKTNNKRFLVTYADQEISKAAAVKLLKVDQSNVKEGVSFMSADREALKDNVLHFDNLGISLLELTSENAKKLATQKGILAVEEDTKVYALDIEIEGVDPDYQPEVYINQEEMAKFKATNNSKGGAKVKSDLHPKEDFDKTIETSKFQKEDMVVGDKVAPEEETMPFNSKKNVGKNNLVVDRPWAAEKQIQSQEGGFAGGYKKAMVDIFSSVLDANLKKDVSESCDVAPDSAGALNTVANVNPSYVPWNIRMVKAPGAWARGYDGTEVKVAVLDTGIDYNHPDLYVYGGADFTGSGSYMDYNGHGSHCAGIIAAREYRGQTVGVAPRAKLYAVKVLDNDGSGYTSNIIAGMEWCANNDIRVASMSLGGCYAPTIAYGKAVSRCQRNGVLVVASAGNSGNYKYFPWVCAPANSVSTQEDDWSGSPIAVGAVDSNNNLAYFSSRGQETYPWNRVGCVAPGVSVRSTYLNNGYAYMDGTSMACPHVAGLAALLCQQWPWASVYCIKKQLLYATYWSHGDNSCEERGFGLINCERVVSNIEVMRGTWYSYYLLV, encoded by the coding sequence ATGTCTAATAAAACCAACAACAAAAGATTTTTAGTAACCTATGCAGACCAAGAAATTAGTAAAGCTGCTGCAGTAAAACTGTTAAAAGTAGACCAATCAAATGTAAAAGAAGGAGTTTCTTTTATGTCTGCTGACAGAGAGGCCTTGAAAGATAATGTCTTGCACTTTGATAATCTTGGTATTTCGCTGCTTGAGCTTACATCGGAAAATGCAAAGAAGCTTGCAACCCAGAAAGGTATCTTGGCAGTAGAAGAAGATACGAAAGTGTATGCATTGGACATTGAGATTGAAGGGGTCGATCCTGATTATCAGCCAGAAGTTTATATCAATCAGGAAGAAATGGCTAAATTTAAAGCAACAAACAATAGCAAAGGAGGGGCAAAAGTTAAAAGCGACCTTCACCCAAAAGAAGACTTTGATAAAACTATTGAAACATCTAAATTTCAAAAAGAAGATATGGTTGTGGGAGATAAGGTTGCTCCCGAAGAAGAAACTATGCCTTTCAACTCTAAAAAAAATGTAGGTAAAAACAATTTAGTTGTCGACAGACCATGGGCTGCCGAAAAGCAAATTCAATCGCAAGAAGGCGGTTTTGCTGGTGGATATAAGAAAGCAATGGTAGATATCTTCTCGTCAGTGTTAGATGCAAACCTCAAAAAAGACGTTTCAGAATCTTGCGATGTTGCCCCCGATTCAGCAGGAGCTCTTAATACCGTTGCGAATGTAAATCCTTCATATGTTCCTTGGAATATCAGAATGGTTAAAGCACCTGGAGCATGGGCAAGAGGCTACGATGGAACGGAAGTAAAAGTTGCCGTATTGGATACGGGCATTGATTATAACCACCCTGATTTATACGTTTATGGTGGTGCCGACTTCACAGGTTCAGGAAGTTACATGGATTACAATGGACACGGTTCGCATTGTGCTGGTATCATTGCTGCAAGAGAGTATCGAGGTCAAACTGTAGGTGTTGCTCCTCGCGCCAAACTCTATGCCGTAAAGGTTTTGGATAATGATGGAAGTGGATATACAAGTAATATAATTGCAGGAATGGAGTGGTGTGCAAACAATGACATTCGAGTGGCAAGTATGAGTTTAGGTGGTTGCTATGCTCCAACTATTGCTTATGGAAAAGCTGTTTCGAGATGTCAGAGAAATGGGGTTCTTGTTGTTGCATCGGCAGGAAACAGTGGAAACTATAAATATTTCCCATGGGTATGTGCTCCTGCAAATTCAGTCTCAACCCAAGAGGATGATTGGAGTGGAAGTCCGATAGCAGTTGGTGCTGTTGATAGTAATAATAATCTTGCTTATTTCTCATCAAGAGGACAAGAAACTTATCCATGGAATCGGGTTGGTTGTGTTGCTCCTGGAGTAAGTGTCAGATCAACCTATTTAAATAACGGTTATGCGTATATGGACGGTACAAGTATGGCTTGCCCACATGTTGCAGGACTTGCAGCTTTGCTATGTCAACAATGGCCATGGGCAAGTGTATATTGTATTAAGAAACAACTATTATATGCTACCTATTGGAGTCATGGAGATAACAGCTGCGAGGAAAGAGGATTTGGTCTTATCAATTGTGAGAGGGTGGTTTCGAACATTGAGGTAATGCGTGGCACTTGGTATTCATACTATCTGTTAGTTTAA